Genomic segment of Acidobacteriota bacterium:
AGAGTCGTTTGTTCGGAGACGGTTTCCTCGCCGACCCCTATCCCGCCCTGGCGGCGCTGCGGCAGGAGGGACCGATGCATCGCATGGAGATGTTCGGCGGCGCCTGGACCTTCACCCGTCACGCCGACATCAGCGCCCTGCTGCGCGATGCTCGCCTCAGTGCCCGCCGCAGCGATGCCCTGGTCTTCCAGTTCAGCGCCGAGCAGCAGGCCGAGCTGACGGACTTCCGACGCCTGTTCTCGCAGTGGATGCTGTTCTTCGATCCGCCGGAGCACACCCGCCCCCGGCGCGCCATGTCGCGGGGCTTTAGGCCGGCGGTGATCGCCGACCTCGTCGCTCGCATCACCCAGGTGGTGGACGGATTGATCGACACGGTCGAAGGGCAGGGAAGTTGCGATGCCATCGCCGACCTCGCACACCCGCTGCCGGCCATCGTGATCGCCGAGATGATGGCGATCCCGGCCGCCGATCGGCAACGCTTCATGATCTGGTCCGACGACGTCGCCGAGTTCTTCGGCCGCGATCTCGCGACCTTCGATATCGCCCTCAAGGCGCAGACCGGGCTGCGCGAGCTGACCGACTACTTCCGCGAGGTGGTGGCGCGGCGGCGGCGTCAGCCCGGCGAGGATCTGATCAGCCAGCTTCTCGCCCTCGAGGCCGAAGAGGCGTTGAGCGAAGAGGAAGTTTGGGCCCAGTGCGCCATGCTGCTCTTCGCCGGTCACGAGACGACCCGCAACCTGATCGGCAACGGCTTGCTGGCGCTGCTGCGCGAGCCGGCGGCGCGACAGCGCTATCTCGAGCGGTCGGACCTCGGCCGCACGGCCATCGACGAGCTGCTGCGCTTCGACAGTCCGGTGCAGATCGGCAGCCGGCTGGTGGCCGAAGAGATCTCTCTGCACGGCGAGACGATCGCTCCCGGCGAGCTCTTGATTTTCTTGCTGGGAGCCGCCAATCGCGATCCCGACGAGTTCGCCGAGCCCGATCGTCTCGATCTGACGCGCAGCCCCAACCGCCACGTTTCCTTCGGATACGGGCCCCATCTCTGCCTCGGGAGTCACCTGGCGCGGATGGAGGCGGACATCGTGTTCCGGCGACTCTTCACCCGCCTGCCGGCGCTCCGGCTGGCGACGGAAGATCTCGTCTGGTCGACCAATTTCGGCTTTCGCGGCCTGACCGCGCTGCCGCTGGAGTTTTGAGCCTCGGCCGCCGGGCGGGGCAAGGAGATTGAGCCATGAGTGAGACCATGCAGCGGGCCTGGGAGCTGATGTCGCCGCGCAAGACCGTGCGGCAGCTCTTCTCACCGCCGCCGGGGCACCTGCGGGCGGTCGACGGGCTGCGCGCCCTCGCCGTGCTTTGGATCATCCTGATGCACTGCGTCTGGTTTCAGATGGTGTTCATGGAGGAGGCGACCTTCGTCGAGCTCCTGGAGGGCGCTCCGCTGTGGATCCTGGGCGGGCCTTACGGCGTCGACTTCTTCTTCGTCATCAGCGGCTTCCTGATCGGGATCCTGCTGATGAAGGAACGGCAGAACACCGGCCGCCTCGACATCAAGCGCTTCTATATCCGCCGCTTCTTGCGCCTGATGCCGGCCTATTTCGTCGCCCTCGGGGTGTACTGCGTGGTGGTCAAGGTCAACTGCCACATGATCTGGACCAACATCCTCTACATCAACAACTTCTTCCCCGGCGAAGACCAGGCCATGCACTGGAGCTGGTCGCTGGCCATCGAGGAGCAGTTCTATTTCACCTTTCCGGTGTTCTTGATTCTGATCTTCTACCCCTTGGCCAAGCGCTGGCGCCTACCGCTGCTCTTCGCCCTGTTGGCGCTGGCCTTCGTCATTCGCGGCGCCTTGATCGCCTACTTCGACGTCTGGGCACCGGTGCCCTGGTCGTTGGGGGTCGAAGACGAACGCTTCCTGACCTGGGCCGAGCAGCTCTACATCAAACCCTACGCCCGTCACGGCGCCTTGCTCTGCGGCGTCATCGCCGCCTACCTCTACCTCAACTACCGGGTGCGGGAGTTCTTCGAGGGGCGCCCGACCCTCGCCACCGTGGGCTTCTTCGCTTCGTTGGCGATCATCGCCTGGGTGACCGCCAGCACCGTCCACTCCGCCGGACCGCGCTGGGAGAGCAGCACCGCCAGCTTCCTCTTCCTCACCAGCTATCGCTATCTGCTGAGCGCGGGGGTCGCCTACCTGCTGCTCTACACGCGCTACCGTACCGACAACCCGATCAATCGGTCGGTGATCTGGTTTCTTTCCTGGCGCATCTGGTACTCGACGGCTCAGCTCGCCTACTCGGCCTATCTGCTGCACCCGATCGTCTTCGTGATGGTGTTCGGCGTGCTGGCACCGGGAGGGCTCGATCGGATTCCGATGTTGGTCTACTACATCGTGCTGCCGATTCTGGCCTTTTTCGCCGCCTTCCTGATGTACGTGACGGTGGAGAAGCCGTTCATGAATTTGCGCGATCTCAAGAAAGGTCAGAAAGTCCCGGCAACGGTTCCGGCGGCCTCGGCCTCTCCCACGGCGTAGCCGCCGGCGCCGGCTACAATCACCGGGACCGGCCCGATCCGGCCGGCGCGGGCCGGCCTGGCTCGAGCTCGGGCTGAAGCCGTGACCGGCCGCCGGCGAGCGGTAGCCGGCCGCGGCGAGCCAGCCCACGGCCGGCGTCGGTGATCGGTGGCCGCGGTCGCTGACGCAGGGGTGGTGATCGATGGCATCCG
This window contains:
- a CDS encoding cytochrome P450 gives rise to the protein MFGDGFLADPYPALAALRQEGPMHRMEMFGGAWTFTRHADISALLRDARLSARRSDALVFQFSAEQQAELTDFRRLFSQWMLFFDPPEHTRPRRAMSRGFRPAVIADLVARITQVVDGLIDTVEGQGSCDAIADLAHPLPAIVIAEMMAIPAADRQRFMIWSDDVAEFFGRDLATFDIALKAQTGLRELTDYFREVVARRRRQPGEDLISQLLALEAEEALSEEEVWAQCAMLLFAGHETTRNLIGNGLLALLREPAARQRYLERSDLGRTAIDELLRFDSPVQIGSRLVAEEISLHGETIAPGELLIFLLGAANRDPDEFAEPDRLDLTRSPNRHVSFGYGPHLCLGSHLARMEADIVFRRLFTRLPALRLATEDLVWSTNFGFRGLTALPLEF
- a CDS encoding acyltransferase; this encodes MSETMQRAWELMSPRKTVRQLFSPPPGHLRAVDGLRALAVLWIILMHCVWFQMVFMEEATFVELLEGAPLWILGGPYGVDFFFVISGFLIGILLMKERQNTGRLDIKRFYIRRFLRLMPAYFVALGVYCVVVKVNCHMIWTNILYINNFFPGEDQAMHWSWSLAIEEQFYFTFPVFLILIFYPLAKRWRLPLLFALLALAFVIRGALIAYFDVWAPVPWSLGVEDERFLTWAEQLYIKPYARHGALLCGVIAAYLYLNYRVREFFEGRPTLATVGFFASLAIIAWVTASTVHSAGPRWESSTASFLFLTSYRYLLSAGVAYLLLYTRYRTDNPINRSVIWFLSWRIWYSTAQLAYSAYLLHPIVFVMVFGVLAPGGLDRIPMLVYYIVLPILAFFAAFLMYVTVEKPFMNLRDLKKGQKVPATVPAASASPTA